The Siniperca chuatsi isolate FFG_IHB_CAS linkage group LG9, ASM2008510v1, whole genome shotgun sequence genome includes a region encoding these proteins:
- the LOC122881646 gene encoding acidic amino acid decarboxylase GADL1-like isoform X3, giving the protein MEPYSMVASFITEALKPSLYTYEVAPVFTLMEDAVLRKMIEMIGWEEGDGLFNAGGSMSNMYAVNLARYSHCPDIKEVGLSAAPRLVIFSSQESHYSISKAAALLGIGTKNVYVVPSDKRGKMIPSALEEQIKTAKSEGAVPLMVNATAGTTVLGAFDPIEEIADICEKYNLWLHVDACWGGAALMSKKHKHLLKGIHRANSVAWNPHKMLMACLQCSAFLIRDKTSLLQRCHSAQASYLFQQDKFYDVSYDTGDKSVQCSRKPDAFKFWLMWKALGTRELEQRVDRALAMARYLAQEIKKREGFCLLMEPEYTNVCFWYIPPSLRKLPEGPELWKKLHTVAPVVKERMMKKGSMMVGYQTHRDKPNFFRMVVISPQVSRQDLDFVLDEIHNLGSDGRID; this is encoded by the exons ATGGAGCCTTATTCCATGGTGGCAAGCTTCATCACGGAGGCCCTCAAACCCAGTCT GTACACATATGAGGTGGCTCCAGTCTTTACCCTGATGGAGGATGCTGTGCTGAGGAAGATGATAGAGATGATCGGCTGGGAGGAAGGAGACGGACTCTTCAATGCAG GTGGCTCAATGTCCAACATGTACGCTGTGAACTTAGCCAGGTACAGTCACTGCCCTGACATTAAAGAGGTCGGCCTCTCTGCAGCTCCACGACTGGTCATCTTCTCATCACAGGAG AGTCATTACTCCATTTCCAAAGCAGCAGCTTTACTGGGAATCGGCACTAAGAACGTTTACGTGGTTCCGTCTGATAAGAG aggAAAGATGATTCCCTCGGCTCTGGAGGAGCAAATAAAGACCGCTAAAAGTGAG ggtgcAGTGCCCTTAATGGTAAACGCCACAGCAGGGACCACAGTGCTCGGAGCTTTCGATCCCATTGAGGAAATCGCAGATATATGTGAGAAGTACAACCTGTGGCTGCATGTGGAT GCCTGTTGGGGAGGAGCAGCTCTGATGTCTAAGAAGCATAAACACTTGTTAAAGGGCATCCACAG AGCCAACTCTGTGGCCTGGAACCCTCACAAGATGCTGATGGCATGTCTGCAGTGCTCTGCTTTCCTGATCAGGGACAAAACG AGTCTCCTCCAGCGCTGCCACTCTGCTCAGGCCTCCTACCTCTTCCAGCAGGATAAGTTCTATGACGTCAGCTACGACACAGGGGACAAGTCCGTCCAGTGCAGCAGGAAGCCGGACGCCTTCAAGTTCTGGCTCATGTGGAAGGCTTTGGGAACCAGAGAGCTGGAGCAGAGGGTGGACAGAGCCCTCGCCATGGCCAG GTATCTTGCACAAGAGAttaagaagagagaggggttcTGTCTGTTGATGGAA CCTGAATATACAAACGTTTGCTTCTGGTACATTCCACCAAGTCTGAGGAAGCTTCCAGAAGGCCCTGAGCTCTGGAAAAAACTCCACACT GTGGCCCCTGTGGTGAAAGAACGCATGATGAAGAAGGGCAGTATGATGGTGGGCTACCAGACCCATCGTGACAAGCCCAATTTTTTCAGGATGGTGGTCATCAGTCCTCAAGTCAGCAGGCAGGACTTGGACTTTGTCCTGGATGAGATACACAATCTAGGAAGTGACGGGAGGATTGATTAA
- the LOC122881646 gene encoding acidic amino acid decarboxylase GADL1-like isoform X1: MASTMERHLNVVNPSVSQSHVADLRHPVKCSPVVIDNIVLNGPTVDVHAAESFIHQAMEMIMDEAVKRATNVREKVCEWRSPEQLKDLLDLELRDGGESESKILQRCRDAIRYSVKTTHPRFFNQLYAGMEPYSMVASFITEALKPSLYTYEVAPVFTLMEDAVLRKMIEMIGWEEGDGLFNAGGSMSNMYAVNLARYSHCPDIKEVGLSAAPRLVIFSSQESHYSISKAAALLGIGTKNVYVVPSDKRGKMIPSALEEQIKTAKSEGAVPLMVNATAGTTVLGAFDPIEEIADICEKYNLWLHVDACWGGAALMSKKHKHLLKGIHRANSVAWNPHKMLMACLQCSAFLIRDKTSLLQRCHSAQASYLFQQDKFYDVSYDTGDKSVQCSRKPDAFKFWLMWKALGTRELEQRVDRALAMARYLAQEIKKREGFCLLMEPEYTNVCFWYIPPSLRKLPEGPELWKKLHTVAPVVKERMMKKGSMMVGYQTHRDKPNFFRMVVISPQVSRQDLDFVLDEIHNLGSDGRID, translated from the exons ATGGCCTCAACCATGGAGAGACACTTGAATG TGGTGAATCCCAGTGTAAGCCAGAGCCACGTGGCAGATCTCAGGCATCCAGTGAAATGTTCTCCAGTTGTCATAGACAATATTGTCCTTAATGGCCCCACTGTGGACGTACATGCAGCAGAGAGCTTCATCCACCAAGCCATGGAAATGATTATGGATGAGGCAGTGAAAAGGGCCACTAATGTCAGAGAAAAG GTCTGTGAGTGGCGTTCCCCCGAGCAGCTGAAGGACTTGTTGGACCTTGAGctgagagatggaggagagtcTGAGTCCAAGATCCTGCAGCGCTGCAGAGATGCCATCAGATACAGCGTCAAGACCA CTCATCCTCGTTTCTTCAACCAGCTGTATGCGGGGATGGAGCCTTATTCCATGGTGGCAAGCTTCATCACGGAGGCCCTCAAACCCAGTCT GTACACATATGAGGTGGCTCCAGTCTTTACCCTGATGGAGGATGCTGTGCTGAGGAAGATGATAGAGATGATCGGCTGGGAGGAAGGAGACGGACTCTTCAATGCAG GTGGCTCAATGTCCAACATGTACGCTGTGAACTTAGCCAGGTACAGTCACTGCCCTGACATTAAAGAGGTCGGCCTCTCTGCAGCTCCACGACTGGTCATCTTCTCATCACAGGAG AGTCATTACTCCATTTCCAAAGCAGCAGCTTTACTGGGAATCGGCACTAAGAACGTTTACGTGGTTCCGTCTGATAAGAG aggAAAGATGATTCCCTCGGCTCTGGAGGAGCAAATAAAGACCGCTAAAAGTGAG ggtgcAGTGCCCTTAATGGTAAACGCCACAGCAGGGACCACAGTGCTCGGAGCTTTCGATCCCATTGAGGAAATCGCAGATATATGTGAGAAGTACAACCTGTGGCTGCATGTGGAT GCCTGTTGGGGAGGAGCAGCTCTGATGTCTAAGAAGCATAAACACTTGTTAAAGGGCATCCACAG AGCCAACTCTGTGGCCTGGAACCCTCACAAGATGCTGATGGCATGTCTGCAGTGCTCTGCTTTCCTGATCAGGGACAAAACG AGTCTCCTCCAGCGCTGCCACTCTGCTCAGGCCTCCTACCTCTTCCAGCAGGATAAGTTCTATGACGTCAGCTACGACACAGGGGACAAGTCCGTCCAGTGCAGCAGGAAGCCGGACGCCTTCAAGTTCTGGCTCATGTGGAAGGCTTTGGGAACCAGAGAGCTGGAGCAGAGGGTGGACAGAGCCCTCGCCATGGCCAG GTATCTTGCACAAGAGAttaagaagagagaggggttcTGTCTGTTGATGGAA CCTGAATATACAAACGTTTGCTTCTGGTACATTCCACCAAGTCTGAGGAAGCTTCCAGAAGGCCCTGAGCTCTGGAAAAAACTCCACACT GTGGCCCCTGTGGTGAAAGAACGCATGATGAAGAAGGGCAGTATGATGGTGGGCTACCAGACCCATCGTGACAAGCCCAATTTTTTCAGGATGGTGGTCATCAGTCCTCAAGTCAGCAGGCAGGACTTGGACTTTGTCCTGGATGAGATACACAATCTAGGAAGTGACGGGAGGATTGATTAA
- the LOC122881646 gene encoding acidic amino acid decarboxylase GADL1-like isoform X2, with product MASTMERHLNAHPRFFNQLYAGMEPYSMVASFITEALKPSLYTYEVAPVFTLMEDAVLRKMIEMIGWEEGDGLFNAGGSMSNMYAVNLARYSHCPDIKEVGLSAAPRLVIFSSQESHYSISKAAALLGIGTKNVYVVPSDKRGKMIPSALEEQIKTAKSEGAVPLMVNATAGTTVLGAFDPIEEIADICEKYNLWLHVDACWGGAALMSKKHKHLLKGIHRANSVAWNPHKMLMACLQCSAFLIRDKTSLLQRCHSAQASYLFQQDKFYDVSYDTGDKSVQCSRKPDAFKFWLMWKALGTRELEQRVDRALAMARYLAQEIKKREGFCLLMEPEYTNVCFWYIPPSLRKLPEGPELWKKLHTVAPVVKERMMKKGSMMVGYQTHRDKPNFFRMVVISPQVSRQDLDFVLDEIHNLGSDGRID from the exons ATGGCCTCAACCATGGAGAGACACTTGAATG CTCATCCTCGTTTCTTCAACCAGCTGTATGCGGGGATGGAGCCTTATTCCATGGTGGCAAGCTTCATCACGGAGGCCCTCAAACCCAGTCT GTACACATATGAGGTGGCTCCAGTCTTTACCCTGATGGAGGATGCTGTGCTGAGGAAGATGATAGAGATGATCGGCTGGGAGGAAGGAGACGGACTCTTCAATGCAG GTGGCTCAATGTCCAACATGTACGCTGTGAACTTAGCCAGGTACAGTCACTGCCCTGACATTAAAGAGGTCGGCCTCTCTGCAGCTCCACGACTGGTCATCTTCTCATCACAGGAG AGTCATTACTCCATTTCCAAAGCAGCAGCTTTACTGGGAATCGGCACTAAGAACGTTTACGTGGTTCCGTCTGATAAGAG aggAAAGATGATTCCCTCGGCTCTGGAGGAGCAAATAAAGACCGCTAAAAGTGAG ggtgcAGTGCCCTTAATGGTAAACGCCACAGCAGGGACCACAGTGCTCGGAGCTTTCGATCCCATTGAGGAAATCGCAGATATATGTGAGAAGTACAACCTGTGGCTGCATGTGGAT GCCTGTTGGGGAGGAGCAGCTCTGATGTCTAAGAAGCATAAACACTTGTTAAAGGGCATCCACAG AGCCAACTCTGTGGCCTGGAACCCTCACAAGATGCTGATGGCATGTCTGCAGTGCTCTGCTTTCCTGATCAGGGACAAAACG AGTCTCCTCCAGCGCTGCCACTCTGCTCAGGCCTCCTACCTCTTCCAGCAGGATAAGTTCTATGACGTCAGCTACGACACAGGGGACAAGTCCGTCCAGTGCAGCAGGAAGCCGGACGCCTTCAAGTTCTGGCTCATGTGGAAGGCTTTGGGAACCAGAGAGCTGGAGCAGAGGGTGGACAGAGCCCTCGCCATGGCCAG GTATCTTGCACAAGAGAttaagaagagagaggggttcTGTCTGTTGATGGAA CCTGAATATACAAACGTTTGCTTCTGGTACATTCCACCAAGTCTGAGGAAGCTTCCAGAAGGCCCTGAGCTCTGGAAAAAACTCCACACT GTGGCCCCTGTGGTGAAAGAACGCATGATGAAGAAGGGCAGTATGATGGTGGGCTACCAGACCCATCGTGACAAGCCCAATTTTTTCAGGATGGTGGTCATCAGTCCTCAAGTCAGCAGGCAGGACTTGGACTTTGTCCTGGATGAGATACACAATCTAGGAAGTGACGGGAGGATTGATTAA